Proteins found in one Brachypodium distachyon strain Bd21 chromosome 5, Brachypodium_distachyon_v3.0, whole genome shotgun sequence genomic segment:
- the LOC100829150 gene encoding subtilisin-like protease SBT1.7 gives MNHRASHMLSVSFFFLLVAYTCAAGGDRRPYIVQMDVSAMPAPFTTHEGWYTSVLSSLGNKEAAPEHLYTYAHAMNGFSAVLTPRQLSAIQRMSAHVAAFPETYARLHTTRTPEFLGLINGAGGSAPAGGVWPASNYGDDVIVGIVDTGVWPESESFRETGITKPVPARWKGACEPGKAFKASMCNRKLIGARSFSKGLKQRGLGIASDDYDSPRDYYGHGSHTSSTAAGASVSGASYFGYANGTATGIAPMARVAMYKAVFSGDTLESASSDVLAAMDRAIADGVDVLSLSLGFPETSYDTNVIAIGAFAAMQKGIFVTCSAGNEGSDGYTVMNGAPWITTVGASTIDREFTATVTLGSGGRGGKSIRGKSVYPQAAAITGAILYYGGHGNRSKQRCEFSSLSRREVGGKYVFCAAGDSIRQQMDEVQSNGGRGLIVATNMKEVLQPTEYLMPLVLVTLSDGAAIQKYAAATKAPKVSVRFVSTQLGVKPAPAVAYFSARGPSQQSPGVLKPDIVAPGVDILAAWVPNKEVMEIGRQRLFAKYMLVSGTSMSSPHIAGVVALLRSAHPDWSPAAIRSAMMTTAYVKDNTGGTIASLPKGSPGTPLDYGSGHVSPNQATDPGLVYDTTADDYVSFLCGLRYSSQQIAAVTGRRKVSCAAAGASLDLNYPSFMVILNNTNSATRTFKRVLTNVASSPAKYSVSVTAPAGMKVTVTPPTLSFGAKGSKEGFSVTVQVSQVKRAQDDYNYIGNHGFLSWNEVDGKHSVRSPIVTAFAQ, from the coding sequence ATGAATCATCGGGCTTCACATATGCTGAGTGtaagcttcttcttcctcttggtGGCGTACACGTGCGCCGCCGGAGGCGACAGGCGGCCGTACATCGTGCAGATGGACGTGTCGGCGATGCCGGCGCCGTTCACGACGCACGAGGGCTGGTACACGTCGGTGCTGTCGTCGCTAGGCAAtaaggaggcggcgccggagcaCCTGTACACGTACGCGCACGCCATGAACGGCTTCAGCGCGGTGCTCACGCCGCGGCAGCTCTCGGCGATCCAGAGGATGTCGGCGCACGTGGCCGCGTTCCCGGAGACGTACGCGCGGCTCCACACCACGCGCACGCCAGAGTTCCTCGGGCTCATCAACGGCGCAGGAGGATCCGCCCCCGCGGGTGGCGTCTGGCCCGCGTCGAACTACGGCGACGACGTGATCGTGGGGATCGTGGACACGGGCGTGTGGCCCGAGAGCGAGAGCTTCAGAGAAACCGGCATCACGAAGCCCGTGCCAGCCAGATGGAAAGGCGCGTGCGAGCCGGGCAAGGCATTCAAGGCCTCCATGTGCAACCGCAAGCTCATCGGCGCCCGGTCCTTCAGCAAGGGGCTCAAGCAGCGCGGGCTCGGCATCGCGTCGGACGACTACGACTCCCCCCGGGACTACTACGGCCACGGCTCGCACACGTCGTCCACGGCTGCCGGGGCCAGCGTGAGCGGCGCGAGCTATTTCGGGTACGCCAACGGCACGGCGACCGGGATCGCGCCCATGGCCAGGGTGGCCATGTACAAGGCCGTGTTCTCGGGGGATACCCTGGAGTCCGCGTCCAGCGACGTGCTTGCCGCCATGGACCGGGCCATCGCCGACGGCGTCGACGTCTTGTCGCTCTCGCTGGGCTTTCCCGAGACATCCTACGACACCAACGTGATCGCCATCGGGGCCTTCGCCGCCATGCAGAAGGGGATATTCGTGACGTGCTCGGCGGGCAACGAAGGCTCCGATGGGTACACCGTCATGAACGGCGCACCGTGGATCACGACCGTCGGCGCGTCCACCATCGACAGGGAATTCACCGCGACCGTGACCCTgggaagcggcggccgcggcgggaaAAGCATCCGTGGCAAGTCGGTGTACCCGCAGGCCGCGGCGATCACGGGCGCGATTCTCTACTACGGCGGCCACGGCAACAGGAGCAAGCAGCGGTGCGAGTTCTCCAGCCTGAGCCGCAGGGAGGTGGGCGGGAAGTACGTCTTCTGCGCCGCGGGAGACAGCATCCGGCAGCAGATGGACGAGGTGCAGAGCAACGGCGGCCGCGGGCTCATCGTGGCCACCAACATGAAGGAGGTCCTGCAGCCGACCGAATACCTCATGCCGCTCGTGCTCGTCACGCTTTCGGACGGCGCCGCGATCCAGAAGTACGCGGCGGCCACGAAGGCGCCCAAGGTGAGCGTCCGGTTCGTGTCGACGCAGCTGGGCGtgaagccggcgccggccgtggcGTACTTCTCGGCCCGCGGGCCGAGCCAGCAGAGCCCGGGGGTGCTGAAGCCGGACATCGTGGCGCCCGGCGTGGACATCCTCGCGGCCTGGGTGCCCAACAAGGAGGTCATGGAGATCGGCAGGCAGAGGCTGTTCGCTAAGTACATGCTCGTGTCCGGCACGTCCATGTCGTCGCCGCACATAGCCGGCGTCGTCGCCCTGCTGCGGTCCGCGCACCCGGACTGGAGCCCGGCGGCCATCCGGTCGGCCATGATGACGACGGCCTACGTCAAGGACAACACCGGCGGCACCATCGCCAGCTTGCCCAAGGGATCGCCGGGGACGCCGCTCGACTAcggcagcggccacgtcagcCCCAACCAGGCCACGGACCCTGGCCTCGTGTACGACACCACGGCAGACGACTACGTCAGCTTCCTTTGCGGCCTCCGGTACAGCAGCCAGCAGATAGCGGCCGTCACGGGCCGGCGGAAAGtcagctgcgccgccgccggtgcaaGCCTGGACCTGAACTACCCTTCGTTCATGGTCATCCTTAACAACACCAATTCGGCCACCCGGACGTTCAAGAGGGTCCTGACCAATGTCGCCAGCTCGCCCGCCAAGTACAGCGTGTCGGTGACGGCGCCGGCTGGGATGAAGGTGACGGTGACGCCACCGACGCTGTCGTTTGGGGCCAAAGGCAGCAAGGAGGGGTTCAGTGTCACCGTGCAGGTCAGCCAGGTGAAGAGAGCGCAAGATGACTACAACTACATTGGAAATCATGGGTTCTTGAGCTGGAACGAGGTTGATGGCAAGCATTCGGTCAGGAGTCCGATCGTCACAGCATTTGCCCAATGA
- the LOC100829447 gene encoding uncharacterized protein LOC100829447, producing MSRRRSRVGRMDAAIDHFTPMGYKETQVRSVVNSLLKVYGNDGWPLLEGDCYEVVQQELFKQEEEEEKLQLQEQKQQPVEDVEEEGGSSTTRSSNAILRVHTDVPSEAVLTVDEKEEVVPMIIDAPALRDMLPHPLPAVIGRTRRP from the exons ATGTCGAGGCGGCGATCGAGGGTTGGGCGGATGGACGCTGCGATCGACCACTTCACCCCGATGGGCTACAAGGAGACCCAAGTCCGCAGCGTCGTCAACAGCCTCCTCAAG GTGTATGGGAACGATGGGTGGCCGCTCCTGGAGGGAGACTGCTACGAGGTGGTGCAGCAAGAGCTCTtcaagcaggaggaggaggaggagaagctgcagctgcaggagcagaagcagcagccggTGGAGGAtgtcgaggaggagggggggagCTCAA CAACAAGAAGCAGCAATGCCATTCTGAGGGTGCACACTGACGTACCATCTGAGGCTGTGTTAACAGTTGATGAAAAAGAGGAAGTGGTCCCTATGATCATCGATGCGCCTGCTCTCAGAGATATGCTGCCACATCCTCTACCTGCAGTTATTGGTCGCACAAGGCGTCCTTGA
- the LOC100829756 gene encoding thioredoxin M3, chloroplastic, translating into MAAAAAACSAPPRNLFCATAQLAPSAAAATSRRRVGCSISTRRWPCRRWAHRPDAASRIRRTTPRPKAARVSCAYSTGAEAITACSWNQYVICSDVPVLVEFWASWCGPCKMVHRIVDEIAEEYAGRIKCYKIDADDYPQTATSYNIERVPTVLLFKDGEKIHSITGTLPKAVYVRAIEKSFSQQ; encoded by the exons atggccgccgccgccgctgcctgctcCGCGCCTCCGCGCAATCTCTTCTGCGCCACGGCGCAGCTtgctccctccgccgccgccgcgaccagCCGCCGGAGGGTCGGCTGCTCAATATCCACCCGCAGGTGGCCGTGCCGCCGGTGGGCCCACCGTCCGGACGCCGCGTCCCGGATCCGGCGAACGACGCCTCGCCCGAAGGCGGCGAGGGTGAGCTGCGCCTACTCTACCGGCG CTGAAGCAATCACTGCATGTTCCTGGAACCAATATGTTATCTGCAGTGATGTACCTGTGCTTGTGGAGTTTTGGGCCTCATGGTGCGGACCTTGTAAAATGGTCCATCGAATTGTTGACGAGATTGCGGAAGAATATGCTGGAAGGATAAAATGCTATAAGATTGACGCTGATGATTACCCACAAACTGCAACATCTTACAATATTGAGAGGGTTCCGACTGTTTTACTATTCAAGGATGGAGAGAAAATACATAGTATTACTGGAACTCTTCCAAAAGCTGTTTATGTGAGGGCCATTGAGAAATCTTTCTCGCAACAGTGA
- the LOC100830066 gene encoding uncharacterized protein At4g26450: MDRGQQGVSLQRFDQPRMQYQHGGGGGNRSRMSPFARGGGGGAYSRGQKQFYQPPPPPPPIPAGPSRQSRYEVLMEAGRLAAEYLVAKGVLPAASLQRGGGGVGTVGWGQMPPPPPLPQALEAPGFYDSRRNGRRRLDDEQSSPNPRSRRNHGGDYSDSNNSDYNGRGKRKFRAYNRNSQWGRDRERNRGYSDSRNYDDGEEEDGAPGYKRDRRGGGVIDEVGSSVSGVAGEGQASKVEAVGESELEDTGSKVSSSSNVRKDADAVQEVQDDNETNKMQEDCKVSNSEVAVQGRNDESISNNASSGIVEETEITHPPVPSDDNVSDEKHDDTTVMDEKAEDDTTLDEKDDKASDAKMSSVENNLGDDCKNLLNYCSFARAPTRPRSILGHRNGAPAHRQTSLAEQADLVPVMAIDEQVNDSTLAVQGDSKNGLVCLEHTGPSVACDQMVEQVRLQENVTQDGVEHSTAQDCAVQEIKEHNGLSATLASHHIREGVQIYNIDTPPEDESFIDSADKGKTVSVELLPNRGVEAVGTMEDEKLDQSSSFKTRDLNLIGSPELAEIRNDPGLGQCSNIVCSSSMDAQNQQHLDFQAVVGNTTSHTDRYAQIPLDHKVVQVIDIEDDSPIEPSACDTSRAKSEMVYSNMDNMIDPTVNTSILPGMQDGYNLAIPDFLGADMPCYPPIQTDLHAEMGLNGSEVITVMDDPIYGSLSDIGFMEVWDQQPPDYEKFF; the protein is encoded by the exons ATGGATCGGGGGCAGCAAGGCGTCAGCCTGCAGCGATTCGACCAGCCCCGGATGCAGTACcaacacggcggcggcggcggcaaccgcaGCCGCATGTCGCCGttcgcgcgcggcggcggcggtggcgcctaCAGCCGCGGTCAGAAGCAGTTCtaccagccgccgcctcctcctcctcccattcCGGCGGGTCCGTCGCGGCAGAGCAGGTACGAGGTGCTCATGGAGGCCGGCCGCCTGGCCGCCGAATACTTGGTGGCCAAAGGAGTGCTCCCGGCTGCATCCTTGcagcgcggcggtggcggtgttGGTACCGTTGGATGGGGCCAgatgccgcctccgcctccattGCCGCAGGCACTGGAAGCCCCTGGGTTCTATGACTCCCGCCGGAatggtcggcggcggctcgatGACGAGCAGAGTAGTCCTAACCCCCGCTCTCGGCGTAACCATGGTGGTGATTACAGTGACAGTAACAATAGTGACTACAATGGAAGGGGGAAGAGGAAGTTTAGGGCTTACAATAGGAATTCTCAATGGGGCAGGGATAGGGAGAGGAATAGGGGTTACTCGGATAGCCGTAATTATGATGATGGTGAGGAAGAGGATGGCGCTCCTGGGTATAAgagggatcggcgaggaggtggTGTGATTGATGAGGTTGGGAGTAGCGTGTCAGGGGTGGCTGGGGAGGGACAAGCATCAAAGGTGGAGGCTGTGGGGGAGTCTGAGTTGGAGGATACTGGGTCAAAGGTGAGCTCCAGCAGTAATGTCAGGAAGGATGCTGATGCTGTGCAAGAGGTGCAGGATGACAATGAAACTAATAAGATGCAGGAAGACTGTAAGGTGTCAAATTCAGAGGTCGCGGTGCAAGGAAGGAATGATGAGAGTATTAGTAATAATGCTTCTTCTGGTATTGTTGAGGAGACGGAGATAACGCATCCACCAGTGCCCTCAGATGACAATGTTTCAGATGAGAAGCATGATGATACTACTGTTATGGATGAGAAGGCTGAAGATGACACTACTTTGGATGAGAAGGATGACAAGGCCTCAGATGCGAAGATGTCAAGTGTGGAGAATAATTTGGGTGATGATTGTAAGAATTTGCTGAACTATTGTAGTTTTGCAAGAGCCCCAACAAGACCACGGTCAATACTTGGACACAGGAATGGGGCACCAGCCCATAGACAAACTTCATTGGCCGAGCAGGCAGATCTAGTTCCTGTGATGGCGATTGATGAACAGGTAAATGACAGCACCTTGGCTGTCCAAGGAGACAGCAAAAATGGTCTTGTCTGCCTAGAACATACTGGCCCAAGTGTTGCTTGCGATCAAATGGTGGAACAAGTGAGACTCCAAGAAAATGTTACACAAGACGGGGTAGAACATAGTACAGCACAAGATTGTGCAGTTCAGGAAATTAAGGAGCACAATGGACTATCTGCTACATTGGCCTCTCATCATATCAGGGAAGGAGTGCAAATTTACAATATTGATACGCCGCCTGAAGATGaaagctttattgattcagCTGATAAAGGGAAAACAGTTAGTGTGGAGTTATTACCTAATAGAGGAGTAGAAGCTGTTGGCACAATGGAAGACGAAAAGCTTGATCAATCTAGCTCATTTAAAACACGTGATCTCAATCTGATTGGTAGCCCAGAGCTTGCTGAGATACGGAATGATCCTGGTTTGGGCCAATGCTCCAATATTGTGTGTTCAAGTTCAATGGATGCGCAAAATCAGCAGCATTTGGATTTTCAAGCAGTTGTAGGTAACACCACAAGTCATACTGACAGGTATGCCCAAATTCCGTTGGACCATAAGGTTGTCCAAGTTATTGATATTGAAGATGATTCGCCAATTGAACCTAGTGCCTGTGATACTTCAAGAGCAAA AAGTGAGATGGTATATTCAAACATGGATAATATGATTGACCCTACGGTGAACACCAGCATTCTTCCTGGTATGCAAGATGGTTATAACCTTGCAATTCCAGATTTCCTTGGTGCTGATATGCCATGCTATCCACCAATACAAACAGACCTTCATGCTGAAATGGGCCTAAATGGTTCAGAG gtcaTCACTGTCATGGATGATCCAATATATGGTTCACTAAGTGATATTG GTTTTATGGAGGTTTGGGACCAGCAACCTCCAGACTACGAGAAATTCTTCTGA
- the LOC100830374 gene encoding uncharacterized protein LOC100830374, translating into MAATFCAYPAVAGAANPTYRRPRTITVPAALPDVRKSSRPLPSFLSFRRPNAALPPLRVAGADPKIVNGEDFPPMNDLIRLYKKAFLDGNDDVVSDIEKAIIGMEQEKSKAASQFESITAEIISGKSKFLRLNADLENFRKQTEKDRAKFTSNIQVELVQSLLPLVDSFEKANLELTLETDKEQKISTSYQGIYKQLVETLKGLGVGVVETVGKPFDPLVHEAIAREESVQFKAGIVSHEVHRGFLLRERVLRPATVKVSTGPGDQNSNALPTEEPVEDTQEDAVV; encoded by the exons ATGGCGGCAACCTTCTGCGCCTATCCCGCCGTTGCCGGCGCCGCAAACCCTACCTACCGCCGTCCCCGGACCATAACTGTGCCCGCCGCCCTACCTGATGTCCGGAAATCCAGCCGCCCACTCccctctttcctttctttccgGCGCCCCAAtgccgcgctgccgccgctccgcgTCGCTGGCGCTGACCCAAAG ATTGTAAATGGGGAGGATTTCCCGCCTATGAATGACCTGATTCGACTATACAAAAAGGCTTTTCTAGATGGAAACGATGATGTTGTTAGTGACATTGAGAAAGCAATCATTGGCATGGAGCAAGAGAAGAGTAAAGCAGCATCTCAGTTTGAAAGTATTACAGCTGAAATAATTTCAGGGAAGAGTAAGTTTCTTCGCTTAAATGCCGACCTAGAGAATTTCAGGAAGCAGACTGAAAAGGACCGTGCGAAGTTTACATCGAATATACAAGTGGAACTTGTACAAAGTCTGTTGCCTCTGGTTGATAGCTTTGAGAAGGCAAATCTAGAGCTCACCCTAGAGACAGATAAAGAACAGAAGATTAGCACAAGCTATCAAGGCATATACAAGCAATTAGTAGAAACATTGAAAGGCTTAGGGGTGGGGGTTGTGGAAACTGTCGGCAAGCCATTTGATCCATTG GTCCATGAGGCTATCGCCCGAGAAGAATCTGTGCAGTTCAAGGCAGGGATCGTCTCACATGAAGTCCACCGTGGGTTCCTTCTGAGGGAGAGGGTGCTGAGGCCTGCCACCGTGAAGGTCTCTACCGGTCCTGGTGACCAAAACTCGAACGCCCTGCCTACCGAGGAGCCTGTGGAGGATACCCAAGAGGATGCTGTTGTCTGA